The Chloroflexia bacterium SDU3-3 sequence TCTTCACGCCCACCCGCTACATCGGCACGATCATGGAGCTGGTGACGGGCAAGCGCGGCACCTTCGAGACCATGGACTACATCGACCCGACCCGCGTGCACCTGAAGTACCGCATCCCGCTGGGCGAGATCGTGATCGATTTCTACGACCAGCTGAAGAGCCGCACCCAGGGCTACGCCTCGCTCGACTACGCGCTGGCGGGCTACCAGGAGGCCGATCTGGTCAAGCTGGACATCCTGGTCGGCGGCCAGCAGGTCGACGCGCTCTCGCTGATCGTCCACCGCGACTTCGCCTACAACCAGGGGCGCGCGCTGGCCGAGAAGCTGCGCAGCCTCATCCCCCGCCAGCAGTTCGAGGTGCCCATCCAGGCAGCCGTGGGCGCGAAGATCATCGCCCGCGAGACGATCAAGGCCATGCGCAAAGATGTGCTGGCAAAATGTTACGGCGGCGACATCACCCGCAAGCGCAAGCTGCTGGAAAAGCAAAAAGAAGGCAAGAAGCGCATGAAGATGGTGGGTAATGTCGAGATCCCCCAAGAGGCGTTCATGGCTGTGCTCAGCCTGAACGACTCCAAAGGGAAATAGATTGCCTAGGCGCGACCTGTCGCGCACCGCACCCGCGCAGATCCGCCCGGCGCACAGCCGCGCCCCTGCGCACTGAAGGAGCCACAGTGAAGATCAAACATGTGACGATCGTCGGTATTGCCGCCCTCGCGATCAGCGCGTGCGGTGGCCCCGCCGCCAGCAACACCACGGCCACCGCTGGCGCAGCCGCCAACACCACGGCAGCCCCGGCCGCATCCGCCGCACCCGCCACCGCTGGCGCTGGTGCCACCGCCGAGGCCGCCACCACCAGCGGCGACCCTGCGCTGGTGGTCGCCAGCGTGGGCAACGCCACGCTCACCCGCGGCGAGCTGGACGCGCGGATCAAGCGCATCCAGGATGCCGTCGAGAAGCAGTCGCAGGGCGCGCAGAAGCCCACCGCCACCCAGATCGAGCCAAGCCTGGTCGAGCTGTTCTTCGACGAGCACCTGACGCTGGCCGTGGCCAAAGACAAGAGCGTGGGCGTGGAAGATGCCGATGTCGAGAACCAGATAAAGAAGATCGACGAGAGCATGAAGGCGCAGGGCTCGACCCTAGAAGATGCCATCCAGGGCCAGCTGGGATTCGAGAGCTCGACCGACCCCAATTTCCGCCAGCTCGTCACCGCCATCGTGGCCCGCGAGAAGATCAGCAGCACCCTGGTGACCACCGACACGGTGGAGAAGGAAGTGCGCGCCACGGTGGAGCAGCAGGGCAAAGAGGAGATCGAGAAGGCCAACGTGCGCCACATCCTGGTGGCCACCGAGGAGGAGGCCAAGAAGGTGATCGAGCGGCTCGACAAGGGCGAGAAGTTCGAGGACCTGGCCAAGGAGCTCTCGACCGACCCCGGCTCGAAGGACAACGGCGGGCTCTACGAGAACGTGGAGAAGGGCCAGATGGTCGCCGAGTTCGACAAGGCCACCTTCGAGGATCTGCAGCCCGGCGAGACCACCAAAGAGCCGGTGAAGACCCAGTACGGCTACCACGTGATGCACCTGGACAGCCGCACCAAGGGGCCGCGCTACACCCCCGAGCAGATCGAGGAGAACATCAAGCAGCAGCTTGAGTACGCCGTCTACCAGAAGCAGCAGGAGGCCCTGCAGAAGCTGCTGGACGAGAAGCGCGCCGCGCTGAAGACCGCCAACCAGCTGGTCGAGCCGGTCTACCCGACGCCCACCGTCGCGGTGCCTGGCGAGCTGCCCAGCGATCTGCAGCCTGCCGAGGGCACCGCCGAGGCCGCCCCTGAGGCCACCGCCGAGGCCACCGCCGAGGCCACCGTAACGCCGTAGCCAACTCTATCGGGGCGGGCCGTGCCCAGCACGCGCCCACCCCCAGCCACACTATGCGCAGCCTGTATACCCTTCTTGTGAAAGCCATGCTGGCGCTCGCGCTCTGCAGCGCGGCCAGCGAAGCCGCCCTGCCCACCCACACGGCGCAGGCCGCCGCGCTGGCCGCACCCGCAGCCCAGGAGCCAGGCCCGACCAGCCCCGCCGCCACGCCCCAGCAGGGCAGCCAGCGCAAACGGCTGGAGGCCCCGCCGCTGCAGCCCCAGGCTGCCGGCCTGCTGATCGGCATCAACCTGCTGGTGGCCGCTGGTATCGTGGGCTTTGCATTCGCCCTGCGCCGCCGACGACAGCGCCAGTAGCACACCACGGTCGGCCAGCCATCGCATTCTAGCCCTCCATCCTAGCTCTGATGCCCAAAGGCATAGGGTGTACAACGCCGCAAGCGTCGTATGCTTTGTGCCTTTGCTATTGCATCTGTATGCGGAGAATCGCTCACCATGTCATCACTTACTAGCATCGAAAATATCTGCAGGGCTATCGGCATCGACCCGCTCGCACACGGGCTGCAGATCCTCCGCGCTGCCGACCTCATCCCCAGCCGCGCCCACTGGCCCGAGGCCAGCGCGCCCGCCGATCAAGCCTGGTCCGAGATCCAGGGCCGAGGCCCCTACCTGCCGCTGCTGCAGCCCTACCCGCTGCTCGCCACCCGCCCCGCCATCCTGGCCGATATGGACGCCAGCTCGCCCTCGGCGCTGGCCCTGTCGCTCGGGCGGCGCTACCCGCCCAGCCACCCGCTGACCCTGGCCAGCGCCGAGGGCCAGCCGCTGTGGCGCGGCACCCTGGCCGATCTGCCCGCCCAGCATCCCCAGCCCGGCAGCGCGCTCTACATCGCCCCGCTCGCCCTGCTCGACGACCGCTGGAGCGCCGATGGCCCCACCACGATCATCGCTCGGCTGCTGGGGCCGAAGGGCTGCCCCTGGGACCGCGAGCAGACCCACCGCTCGCTGCGCAAAGATCTGCTGGGCGAGACCCACGAGGTGCTTGAGGCCATCGACCAGGGCCAGACCGATGAGCTGGCCGAGGAGCTGGGCGACCTGCTGCTGCAGATCCTGCTCCACGCCGAGATCGGGCGTCAGGCTGGCGAGTTCTCGCTCGACGATGTCTACCACCACCTCGCCACCAAGCTCATCCGCCGCCACCCGCATGTGTTCGGCGACGAGACCGCCGAGACCAGCACCGAGGTGTTGAAGGCCTGGGACGCGATCAAGCAGGCCGAGCGCCAAGAGCAGGGCAAGGCCGCCCGTGGCACCCTGGATGGCGTGCCCGAGACGCTGCCCGCGCTGGCGCTGGCGCAGGACACGGTGAAGAAGGCCGCCAAGGCCGGCTTCGAGGCCGATAGCATCATCTGGGAGATCGACAAGATCTACGAGGAGCTGTCCGAGGTCAACGAGGCGATCAACCAGCAGCCCGACATCCGATCGCCATCCGACATGCACGAAGAGCTGGGCGACCTGCTGCTGATCATCACCAAGCTGGCCCATCGCCTGAAGATCGATGCCGAGTCGGCACTGCGCGAGGCCACCGCCAAGTTCCGCAGGCGGTTCCTGGCCATGGAAGCACTGGCCGAGCGCAGAGGGCTGCGCCTCAAGGCGCTGTCAGATGAGGAGAAGCTCCAGCTCTGGTCCGAGGTGAAGCACAGCTAAGGCGACCGGAGGGACGCAGCGCTATGGCAGGAACACCAGTACCCATCCACGTAGGCGATATCATCCAGACCCGCAAGGCCCACCCCTGCGGCGGCGACACCTGGGCCGTGGTGCGGATCGGTGCCGAGATCGGCATACGCTGCACCACCTGCGACCGCAAGGTCTTCCTGCCGCGCTCGGTGCTTGAGCGGCGCATCCGCAGGTTTGTCTCGCACGCCCCAGCGCCGCCCGAACACCCCCCAGAAGAGGCCACTCCCGAATAGCCCGATGAACCGCATTGCGGTCGTCGCCCCCACCCCGATGACCGCAATCGCCCGCATCAGGTGGAGGGGCGGATCGTGTGCGCCC is a genomic window containing:
- a CDS encoding DUF951 domain-containing protein, with amino-acid sequence MAGTPVPIHVGDIIQTRKAHPCGGDTWAVVRIGAEIGIRCTTCDRKVFLPRSVLERRIRRFVSHAPAPPEHPPEEATPE
- a CDS encoding peptidylprolyl isomerase, with amino-acid sequence MKIKHVTIVGIAALAISACGGPAASNTTATAGAAANTTAAPAASAAPATAGAGATAEAATTSGDPALVVASVGNATLTRGELDARIKRIQDAVEKQSQGAQKPTATQIEPSLVELFFDEHLTLAVAKDKSVGVEDADVENQIKKIDESMKAQGSTLEDAIQGQLGFESSTDPNFRQLVTAIVAREKISSTLVTTDTVEKEVRATVEQQGKEEIEKANVRHILVATEEEAKKVIERLDKGEKFEDLAKELSTDPGSKDNGGLYENVEKGQMVAEFDKATFEDLQPGETTKEPVKTQYGYHVMHLDSRTKGPRYTPEQIEENIKQQLEYAVYQKQQEALQKLLDEKRAALKTANQLVEPVYPTPTVAVPGELPSDLQPAEGTAEAAPEATAEATAEATVTP
- the mazG gene encoding nucleoside triphosphate pyrophosphohydrolase, producing MLCAFAIASVCGESLTMSSLTSIENICRAIGIDPLAHGLQILRAADLIPSRAHWPEASAPADQAWSEIQGRGPYLPLLQPYPLLATRPAILADMDASSPSALALSLGRRYPPSHPLTLASAEGQPLWRGTLADLPAQHPQPGSALYIAPLALLDDRWSADGPTTIIARLLGPKGCPWDREQTHRSLRKDLLGETHEVLEAIDQGQTDELAEELGDLLLQILLHAEIGRQAGEFSLDDVYHHLATKLIRRHPHVFGDETAETSTEVLKAWDAIKQAERQEQGKAARGTLDGVPETLPALALAQDTVKKAAKAGFEADSIIWEIDKIYEELSEVNEAINQQPDIRSPSDMHEELGDLLLIITKLAHRLKIDAESALREATAKFRRRFLAMEALAERRGLRLKALSDEEKLQLWSEVKHS